TTGTCTATGGCCCGCATTGTAGCAAGTATACCGTCTAAGTGGTCATATTCGTGTTGTATCAGTTCTGAAAGATCACCTTCAAATTTTATGGAATTTTCTTCGAAATTCATATCCTTATAGGTTACCGTACAATTTTTAAAGCGCTTTACTTTCACCAAAAGGTTGGGAAAAGACATACAGTCATCCATTACTTCCATCATTTCTTTATTGGGAAAGGTAAGTATGGGATTAATGAAAATCAAAGGTTCGTCAATGTACATATATATAAGCCTTTTGAATACACCAATTTGAGGTGCGGCAATTGCCCTGCCT
This genomic interval from Clostridium kluyveri contains the following:
- a CDS encoding peptide deformylase, with translation MIKEILLLGNYDLYRKSSQVQEKDIDLIKQTVSNLHDTLIDFRKKYNAGRAIAAPQIGVFKRLIYMYIDEPLIFINPILTFPNKEMMEVMDDCMSFPNLLVKVKRFKNCTVTYKDMNFEENSIKFEGDLSELIQHEYDHLDGILATMRAIDNKSFYFKNSV